One Gloeothece verrucosa PCC 7822 DNA window includes the following coding sequences:
- a CDS encoding helicase HerA domain-containing protein, whose protein sequence is MNEQPLGFIIEGSLSEGLEVRLHPGVSVEDMRVGKFLVVQGIRSRFFCLLTDVSLGTSNPRILANPPSIDDSLMLDILAGSGTFGMIELAPMLMFTPTEGNKSAASANGNHDNGKSSLASFEAQTNADLELLPVKTIPAHFSQVYEASEQDFRMVFGWDDDITRRNFAIGKPLDMDVPICIDLDRFVERSNGVFGKSGTGKSFLTRLLISGIIRKQAAVNLMFDMHSEYGWEAMQEGKQISTVKGLRQLFPGQVEIYTLDPQSTQRRGVRDAQELYLSYDQIEIEDIRLIAGELGLSDASIDNAAILNNEFGRSWITQLVSMSNEEIKTFCTDKQGHPGSIMSLQRKLMRLESLKYLRSVCPHNYIDQILQSLDAGKHVVVEFGSQGNMLSYMLATNMITRRIHAKYVEKAELFLQTKKPQDRPRHLVITIEEAHRFLDSKIVQQTIFGTIAREMRKYFVTLLIVDQRPSGIDNEVMSQVGTRITCLLNDEKDIDAIFTGVSGGGSLRSVLAKLDSKQQALILGHAVPMPVVVRTRAYDQQFYAEIGATEWSNLPDDVLLERAKMAKADLGF, encoded by the coding sequence ATGAACGAACAACCCCTCGGTTTTATTATTGAAGGTTCCCTCTCGGAAGGGTTAGAGGTGCGGCTACATCCAGGTGTGTCTGTAGAAGATATGCGGGTCGGTAAATTTTTAGTCGTCCAAGGAATACGATCCCGTTTCTTTTGTCTGCTGACGGATGTCTCTTTAGGAACCTCTAATCCGAGAATTTTAGCCAATCCTCCCAGTATAGACGATTCTTTAATGCTGGATATTCTGGCCGGTAGTGGAACATTTGGCATGATCGAATTAGCGCCGATGTTAATGTTTACCCCAACCGAGGGCAATAAATCAGCCGCTTCTGCCAATGGTAATCATGACAATGGTAAAAGTTCTTTAGCCTCTTTTGAAGCCCAAACTAATGCCGATTTAGAATTATTACCGGTTAAAACCATTCCCGCCCATTTTAGCCAAGTTTATGAAGCCTCAGAACAAGATTTTCGCATGGTATTTGGATGGGATGACGATATAACGCGGCGCAATTTTGCCATTGGTAAACCTTTAGATATGGATGTTCCTATCTGTATCGATTTAGATCGTTTTGTGGAACGCAGTAATGGCGTTTTTGGGAAATCGGGAACGGGAAAATCTTTTCTGACTCGTCTGTTAATTTCCGGAATTATCCGCAAACAAGCCGCCGTTAATCTAATGTTTGATATGCACTCAGAATATGGGTGGGAGGCCATGCAGGAGGGGAAACAAATCTCTACGGTTAAGGGGTTGCGTCAATTATTTCCAGGACAAGTAGAAATTTATACCCTTGACCCTCAGTCTACCCAACGACGGGGAGTGCGGGATGCTCAAGAACTTTATCTAAGTTATGATCAGATAGAAATCGAAGATATCCGCTTGATTGCCGGTGAGTTAGGATTATCAGACGCGAGTATCGATAATGCGGCTATCCTGAATAATGAGTTTGGACGGTCTTGGATTACGCAATTGGTCAGCATGAGTAATGAAGAGATTAAGACTTTTTGTACCGATAAACAAGGTCATCCGGGTTCAATTATGTCGTTGCAGCGTAAGTTGATGCGGCTCGAGAGTTTAAAATATCTACGCAGTGTCTGTCCTCATAATTATATTGACCAAATTTTACAGTCTTTGGATGCTGGTAAGCACGTCGTCGTAGAATTTGGTTCTCAGGGCAATATGCTTTCCTATATGTTAGCCACCAATATGATTACCCGCCGCATTCACGCTAAATATGTGGAAAAAGCCGAACTATTTTTACAAACGAAAAAACCGCAAGACCGTCCCCGTCATTTAGTAATTACTATTGAGGAAGCACATCGCTTTTTAGATTCTAAAATTGTTCAGCAAACCATTTTTGGCACCATTGCCCGGGAAATGCGGAAATATTTTGTTACTTTGTTAATTGTGGATCAGCGTCCTTCGGGTATTGATAATGAGGTCATGTCTCAGGTGGGGACTCGGATCACCTGTTTACTGAATGATGAGAAAGATATTGATGCAATTTTCACCGGCGTATCGGGTGGGGGGAGTTTGCGATCGGTTTTAGCCAAGTTAGATTCTAAACAACAGGCACTCATTTTAGGTCATGCTGTTCCTATGCCGGTGGTGGTGAGAACTCGTGCTTATGATCAACAATTTTATGCTGAAATTGGGGCAACCGAGTGGTCAAATTTGCCGGATGATGTTCTTTTGGAACGCGCCAAAATGGCTAAGGCAGATTTAGGATTTTAA
- a CDS encoding transposase — translation MKNWLAETVGYFDCKTTNSIFESINNQLKVFKRYGF, via the coding sequence ATCAAAAATTGGTTGGCTGAAACAGTTGGTTACTTTGATTGTAAAACAACTAATAGTATATTCGAATCAATTAATAATCAATTAAAGGTTTTCAAGCGTTACGGTTTCTGA
- the glgX gene encoding glycogen debranching protein GlgX, whose amino-acid sequence MHLEVWPGNVYPLGSYWDGKGTNFALFSENATGVELCLFDKDGVEQRITLTEYDNYVWHCYIPGISPGQRYGYRVQGPYDPASGHRFNPNKLLIDPYAKAIDGDVQNGPELFGYSFDDPEEDLSFNDTDSAHLMPKSVVVDESFDWEGDKLLRIPFHETIIYELHVKGFTKLHPDVPEELRGTYAGLAHPASIAHLQMLGITAVELMPVHHFLANPGHLADKELRNYWGYDSLNFFAPYSGYSYDQRPGGQVKEFKEMVKALHKAGIEVILDVVYNHTGEGNHKGPTLSMRGVDNAAYYRLVDDEPRYYMDFTGCGNSLNVRHPQILKLIMDSLRYWVLEMHVDGFRFDLASALARELYDVNNLSAFFNIVHQDPVIADVKLIAEPWDVGDGGYQVGNFPLLWSEWNGKYRDTIRDFWRGEPGSLGEFAYRFTGSSDLYQTNGRSPYASINFITAHDGFTLYDLVSYNDKHNEANGEDNNDGESHNRSWNCGVEGETDEPEILALREQQKRNFLVTLLLSQGVPMILAGDEMQRTQKGNNNGYCQDNEVSWLNWELVNEKAQLLNFARQLVFFRRKHPVFQRRRWFQGSPIFGKTISDIHWFNPNGTEMTEEEWQDGFAKTLTIFLNGKEIPRVGFQGQRIIDQSFILFFNAYWEPLEFFLPEGLQAQEWRVVVDTTQPSFVEEGAIYKGTQELIIEGRSIMVLESIE is encoded by the coding sequence ATGCACTTAGAAGTATGGCCAGGTAACGTTTATCCTTTAGGTTCCTATTGGGATGGAAAAGGAACAAATTTCGCTTTATTTAGTGAAAATGCCACAGGGGTCGAACTTTGTTTATTTGATAAAGACGGTGTTGAACAGCGTATTACTCTAACCGAATATGACAACTATGTTTGGCACTGTTATATCCCTGGTATATCACCCGGACAACGTTACGGTTATCGGGTACAGGGGCCTTACGATCCTGCTAGTGGTCATCGCTTTAACCCCAATAAATTGCTGATAGACCCCTATGCTAAAGCGATTGATGGGGATGTGCAAAATGGTCCAGAACTGTTTGGTTACTCTTTTGATGACCCAGAAGAAGACCTGTCTTTTAATGATACAGATAGCGCACACTTGATGCCAAAATCTGTGGTTGTGGATGAGTCGTTTGACTGGGAAGGGGATAAACTCTTACGAATTCCCTTTCATGAAACTATTATTTATGAACTTCATGTTAAAGGGTTTACCAAATTACACCCCGATGTACCCGAAGAACTGCGGGGAACTTATGCCGGACTCGCTCATCCTGCTAGTATAGCCCATCTTCAAATGTTAGGCATTACGGCGGTAGAATTGATGCCGGTGCATCACTTTTTAGCCAACCCTGGACATTTGGCCGATAAAGAACTCAGAAATTATTGGGGTTATGATTCTCTTAATTTCTTTGCTCCCTACTCAGGCTATAGTTATGATCAAAGGCCCGGGGGTCAGGTCAAGGAATTTAAAGAAATGGTCAAGGCGCTGCATAAGGCCGGCATTGAGGTGATCTTAGATGTGGTCTACAATCATACCGGCGAAGGCAATCATAAAGGCCCTACCCTGTCCATGCGAGGGGTGGATAATGCGGCTTATTATCGTCTGGTAGATGATGAACCTCGCTATTATATGGATTTTACCGGCTGTGGTAACTCCCTCAACGTGCGCCACCCGCAAATCTTGAAGTTAATTATGGATAGTTTGCGCTATTGGGTTTTAGAAATGCACGTCGATGGGTTCCGCTTTGACTTAGCCTCAGCTTTAGCGCGAGAATTATATGATGTGAATAATCTCTCGGCATTCTTTAACATCGTTCATCAAGACCCTGTTATTGCTGATGTAAAATTGATTGCTGAACCTTGGGATGTGGGAGATGGCGGCTACCAAGTGGGGAACTTTCCTCTGTTATGGTCAGAGTGGAATGGTAAATATCGGGATACCATACGGGACTTTTGGCGCGGTGAACCTGGTAGCTTAGGAGAATTTGCCTATCGCTTTACAGGGAGTTCTGATTTGTATCAAACCAATGGGCGCAGTCCCTATGCCAGTATCAATTTTATCACCGCTCATGACGGCTTTACCCTTTACGATTTGGTCAGCTACAACGATAAGCACAACGAAGCTAATGGCGAAGATAATAATGATGGAGAATCTCACAACCGTTCTTGGAATTGTGGGGTAGAAGGAGAAACCGATGAGCCGGAAATATTAGCCTTGCGGGAACAACAAAAGCGTAACTTTTTAGTCACCCTGCTGCTATCTCAAGGGGTTCCCATGATACTGGCAGGAGACGAAATGCAGCGAACCCAAAAAGGGAATAATAATGGCTATTGTCAAGACAATGAGGTTTCTTGGCTCAATTGGGAATTAGTCAATGAAAAAGCCCAACTATTAAATTTTGCTCGTCAGTTAGTTTTCTTCCGCCGCAAACATCCCGTTTTTCAACGACGCAGATGGTTTCAAGGTAGCCCCATTTTTGGTAAGACCATTAGTGATATTCATTGGTTTAACCCGAATGGAACTGAAATGACTGAGGAAGAATGGCAAGATGGTTTTGCTAAAACCCTGACGATTTTCTTAAATGGTAAGGAAATTCCGCGAGTGGGTTTTCAAGGTCAACGCATTATTGATCAGAGTTTTATATTGTTCTTTAATGCTTACTGGGAACCTCTTGAGTTTTTTCTACCTGAAGGGTTACAAGCTCAAGAGTGGCGGGTGGTTGTTGATACTACTCAGCCGAGTTTTGTTGAAGAAGGAGCGATTTATAAAGGAACTCAAGAGCTTATCATTGAAGGACGATCAATCATGGTATTAGAATCTATTGAGTAA